A stretch of [Clostridium] scindens DNA encodes these proteins:
- a CDS encoding Rpn family recombination-promoting nuclease/putative transposase produces MNNCKKINIEMQNRYQDDWPERSIFYNCRMFTEGFIHGSTYGEIEPCLHVGILDFNQLEDRGYHHKIMLMDERSGELYSSKFIFHVIELKKLEETSEEEKKQELYRWARMIAARSWEEVCMEAKGNPYMEAAKDVMDKINQSETERYLYLRQEMAITDEKSRLMTAERKGREEGEILKLISLVQKKCLRGKALEVVSEELEEDPENIREIYKAASEHLENSPEDILEILKRG; encoded by the coding sequence TTGAATAATTGTAAAAAAATAAATATAGAAATGCAGAATCGATATCAGGATGATTGGCCGGAAAGGAGTATTTTCTATAATTGCAGGATGTTTACAGAAGGATTTATCCATGGAAGTACCTATGGAGAGATAGAGCCATGCCTTCATGTGGGAATCCTTGATTTTAATCAGTTAGAGGATAGGGGATATCATCATAAGATTATGCTTATGGATGAGAGAAGCGGTGAATTGTATAGTAGTAAATTTATCTTCCATGTGATAGAATTAAAGAAATTAGAAGAGACATCCGAGGAAGAAAAGAAGCAGGAACTCTATCGGTGGGCGAGGATGATCGCAGCCAGAAGTTGGGAGGAGGTCTGTATGGAAGCAAAAGGAAATCCTTATATGGAAGCGGCAAAAGACGTGATGGACAAGATAAATCAGAGCGAAACAGAACGTTATCTATATCTGCGTCAGGAGATGGCAATAACCGATGAGAAGAGCAGGCTGATGACTGCAGAAAGAAAAGGTAGGGAAGAAGGAGAAATTCTTAAACTGATTTCTTTGGTTCAAAAGAAGTGCTTGAGGGGAAAAGCCTTGGAAGTAGTTTCGGAAGAACTGGAAGAGGACCCGGAAAATATCCGGGAAATTTATAAGGCTGCCAGCGAACATCTAGAAAATTCTCCAGAAGATATTCTGGAAATATTAAAAAGGGGCTAA
- a CDS encoding sugar ABC transporter ATP-binding protein: protein MEKSMEKNILEMRGISKSFPGVKALDNVCLKVKYGEVHAVCGENGAGKSTLIKILSGIYPKGSFEGELIVEGRQRQFANVRESEDAGIATIYQEIELIQELSIAENIFLGRQPNRFSVIDWMKVQAEAQEALKEVGITVDSMTKIKELGVGQQQLVEIAKALQRNAKVLVLDEPTASLSEGEVEILFTIVNKLRRRGVSCIYISHRLDEVFELADRVSVLRDGQYIGTEDVADITKDKLINMMVGRELKNLFPKENFERGEIGFEVKNLTVYDAVEKNRRLVDHVSFCARYGEILGIAGLVGAGRTEMIQGLIRALPGKTTGQVYIDKKEMKINNPIDAIRCGIGYVPEDRKGAGAVLGMSIKENITLASLKKIFRMFINGSRETAEADKYVSYLQIKTPSIEQKVENLSGGNQQKVVIGKWLLTDSKVLILDEPSRGIDIAVKAEIYKIMNELVKQGVIVIMISSELPEILGMSDRIIVMREGKIVACADRNEMNQEVIMKYATGSGSDETAHLA, encoded by the coding sequence ATGGAGAAAAGCATGGAAAAAAATATCCTGGAAATGAGAGGGATCAGCAAGTCGTTTCCGGGAGTAAAAGCGTTGGATAACGTCTGCCTGAAGGTGAAGTATGGCGAGGTTCATGCTGTCTGCGGAGAAAATGGAGCGGGGAAGTCTACGCTTATTAAGATTCTGAGCGGAATCTATCCGAAGGGTTCCTTTGAAGGAGAACTGATTGTAGAAGGCAGGCAGAGGCAGTTTGCGAATGTGCGCGAATCCGAGGATGCTGGTATTGCCACGATATATCAGGAAATCGAGCTGATACAGGAACTGTCGATAGCGGAGAACATATTTCTGGGAAGGCAGCCGAACAGATTCTCCGTAATTGACTGGATGAAAGTGCAGGCAGAGGCGCAGGAAGCGCTGAAAGAAGTGGGAATTACCGTGGATTCCATGACCAAGATAAAAGAACTTGGCGTGGGACAGCAGCAACTGGTAGAGATAGCCAAGGCGCTGCAGCGCAATGCCAAAGTGCTGGTGCTGGATGAGCCTACTGCTTCGCTATCGGAAGGGGAAGTAGAAATACTGTTTACGATTGTAAATAAACTGAGAAGGCGAGGCGTCTCATGCATCTATATTTCCCACCGCCTGGACGAAGTATTTGAATTGGCGGATCGAGTCTCCGTGCTTCGTGACGGCCAGTATATCGGTACGGAGGACGTGGCAGATATCACAAAGGATAAGCTGATCAATATGATGGTGGGGCGGGAACTTAAGAATCTGTTTCCAAAGGAGAACTTTGAGCGCGGTGAGATTGGCTTCGAGGTAAAGAACTTGACGGTATATGACGCGGTAGAAAAGAATCGGCGGCTAGTCGATCATGTCAGTTTCTGCGCGCGGTATGGGGAGATCCTGGGAATAGCGGGGCTCGTGGGAGCGGGCCGTACGGAGATGATCCAAGGCCTGATCCGGGCACTTCCCGGAAAGACCACGGGGCAGGTATATATTGATAAGAAAGAGATGAAAATTAATAATCCGATAGATGCGATCAGGTGTGGGATCGGATATGTCCCGGAAGACAGAAAAGGCGCCGGCGCAGTATTGGGAATGAGCATAAAGGAAAATATCACGCTTGCAAGCTTAAAAAAGATATTCCGGATGTTTATCAATGGGAGCAGGGAGACGGCGGAGGCCGACAAGTATGTTTCCTATCTCCAGATCAAGACGCCCTCGATCGAGCAGAAGGTTGAGAACCTGAGCGGAGGCAACCAGCAGAAAGTAGTAATTGGCAAATGGCTGCTGACCGACTCGAAGGTTTTGATACTAGATGAGCCTTCCAGAGGGATAGACATAGCTGTGAAGGCAGAGATATACAAGATTATGAACGAACTGGTCAAGCAAGGAGTAATTGTAATTATGATATCTTCAGAACTGCCTGAGATATTAGGGATGAGCGACCGGATAATCGTAATGCGTGAAGGAAAAATTGTTGCTTGTGCAGACCGTAATGAGATGAACCAGGAAGTGATTATGAAATATGCGACTGGTTCCGGATCAGATGAAACTGCACATTTGGCATAG
- a CDS encoding GntR family transcriptional regulator has protein sequence MDLAAQRLSKTDMIYADIKKSIMGNEFSSDTPLTEVSLCNKYGYSRTPVREALQRLQNEGFINFIKGKGFFLSQIGLDDVLQIYEMREALEGMAARLCAMRVTDSIVEELDGYLKKGTACFKEGNSAQAMEHDMMFHRCILSASQNERIEKTVNSLIELSSQIVLKADTNITRQSLDDHHKLLQAIRNSDSDLAESLMREHISNAKKYHFNKYYLGYQ, from the coding sequence ATGGACTTGGCTGCACAAAGATTAAGCAAGACAGATATGATATATGCTGATATCAAAAAATCTATAATGGGTAACGAGTTTTCTTCAGATACTCCTCTCACGGAAGTATCTCTTTGCAATAAATATGGCTACAGCCGCACGCCCGTACGCGAAGCGCTACAGCGGCTCCAGAACGAAGGATTCATTAACTTTATAAAAGGCAAAGGATTTTTTCTGTCTCAGATTGGATTAGATGATGTGCTGCAGATTTACGAAATGCGCGAGGCATTAGAGGGCATGGCCGCACGTTTGTGCGCAATGCGCGTTACCGATTCTATCGTGGAGGAATTAGATGGATATCTAAAGAAAGGGACTGCCTGCTTCAAGGAGGGGAATTCCGCCCAGGCCATGGAGCATGATATGATGTTCCATCGCTGCATCCTGTCTGCTTCCCAGAATGAGCGAATAGAGAAAACCGTCAATTCTCTGATCGAGCTTTCCAGCCAGATCGTCTTAAAAGCAGACACTAATATCACCCGCCAGTCTTTAGACGACCATCACAAACTCCTTCAGGCGATTCGCAATTCAGACAGCGATCTCGCAGAGAGTTTGATGAGAGAGCATATCTCCAACGCTAAAAAGTATCACTTTAATAAATATTATCTAGGCTATCAATAG
- a CDS encoding VOC family protein, which yields MFDAQRLVQIGVCVKDLDEAMEYYKKNFGMGPFAIMDSDVEAANYYGRKRPQHNRLALCKLGPVVFELIECLSGDCVHADFLEEHGEGVDHICFQVDDLEKEIHNFEEKGFRYIEGDAKEGFAYIDADKVGGMKVEMVDYDMMAFYERLLREQTED from the coding sequence ATGTTTGACGCACAGAGGCTGGTACAGATCGGCGTATGCGTAAAGGATCTGGATGAGGCTATGGAGTATTATAAAAAGAACTTCGGAATGGGACCGTTTGCCATTATGGATTCGGATGTAGAGGCCGCTAACTATTACGGGAGAAAGCGTCCCCAGCATAACCGGCTGGCGCTGTGCAAGCTGGGGCCGGTTGTCTTTGAACTGATCGAATGCTTGTCCGGCGACTGCGTCCATGCAGATTTTCTGGAAGAACATGGAGAAGGCGTTGACCATATATGCTTCCAGGTGGACGATCTGGAGAAGGAAATCCATAATTTTGAAGAAAAAGGATTCCGATATATCGAAGGAGACGCAAAAGAAGGATTTGCTTACATTGACGCAGACAAGGTCGGCGGGATGAAGGTGGAGATGGTGGATTATGATATGATGGCCTTTTACGAGAGGCTATTAAGGGAGCAGACGGAAGACTAG
- the rsmI gene encoding 16S rRNA (cytidine(1402)-2'-O)-methyltransferase — translation MSGTLYLCATPIGNLEDMTLRCIRILKEVDLIAAEDTRNSIKLLNHFEIKTPMTSYHEYNKIEKGHRLVERLQSGEDIALITDAGTPGISDPGEELVHMCQEAGIAVTAVPGAAACITALTISGLATRRFAFEAFLPTDKKERQAILEELKGETRTMVLYEAPHRLARTLKVLYEALGNRRISVCRELTKKHETVFATTIEDALDYYESQEPKGECVMVIEGKSREEIRAEEKARWEEMDIEAHMEYYLERGLDKKEAMKQVAKDRGVSKRDIYQALL, via the coding sequence ATGTCAGGAACATTATACTTATGCGCAACGCCGATCGGCAATCTGGAAGATATGACGCTTAGATGCATCCGCATACTAAAAGAGGTAGATTTGATCGCGGCCGAGGATACGCGCAACAGCATCAAGCTGCTGAATCATTTCGAGATTAAGACCCCTATGACTAGTTATCATGAGTACAACAAGATAGAGAAAGGCCACAGGCTGGTAGAACGGCTTCAAAGCGGGGAAGATATAGCCCTGATCACGGATGCGGGGACGCCAGGCATCTCCGATCCGGGGGAGGAATTAGTGCATATGTGCCAGGAGGCCGGAATCGCGGTGACTGCCGTGCCTGGCGCCGCTGCGTGTATCACCGCGCTTACCATATCCGGACTGGCTACCAGAAGATTCGCGTTCGAGGCTTTTCTACCGACCGATAAGAAGGAGCGCCAAGCCATATTGGAGGAGCTAAAAGGAGAGACCAGGACCATGGTTCTTTATGAAGCGCCTCATCGGCTGGCCAGGACGCTTAAGGTTCTCTATGAGGCTTTAGGCAACCGCAGGATCAGCGTATGCAGGGAACTGACGAAAAAGCATGAGACGGTATTTGCCACCACCATTGAGGATGCGCTTGACTATTACGAGAGCCAGGAGCCAAAAGGCGAGTGCGTGATGGTGATCGAGGGAAAGAGCCGCGAAGAGATTCGGGCAGAGGAAAAGGCCCGGTGGGAAGAAATGGACATTGAAGCGCATATGGAATATTATCTTGAGCGCGGCCTGGACAAGAAGGAAGCCATGAAGCAAGTAGCCAAGGACCGGGGAGTAAGCAAGCGCGATATCTACCAGGCGCTGCTGTAA
- the iolG gene encoding inositol 2-dehydrogenase, with product MARTVKLGMIGAGRMGRVLAESVVRFAGNVKIKTVADIYIDSVKDWAKEVGIENVTADYREILEDPEIEGVMITTTTDLHAKFIKEAAEAGKHIFCEKPIDFDVERILDALRVVKKNNVKLQVGFNKRFDEDHKKVREMIREGKIGDLHIIKSTNRDPALPTLDYLKRSGGFYLDTSIHDYDLIRYLSGSEVTEVYAMGETNFFPELKEMGDVDTLVIIMRLENGAIAVIDNSRQAVYGFDQRIEAFGSKGCVRTENKVPTSTLLYTADSVESEKPLYFFPQRYERTYGEEISRFAEAIADDTETPVTGIDGLRPMLIGLAVKEALQTGAPVRVRTLEELNI from the coding sequence ATGGCGAGGACTGTGAAACTGGGAATGATCGGCGCCGGAAGAATGGGGCGCGTACTTGCGGAGAGCGTCGTGCGCTTTGCGGGAAATGTAAAGATTAAGACGGTTGCGGACATATATATTGATTCCGTGAAAGACTGGGCGAAAGAAGTAGGGATAGAGAATGTGACCGCAGACTATCGGGAGATCCTGGAAGATCCGGAAATAGAAGGGGTCATGATTACGACGACTACCGATCTTCATGCCAAATTCATCAAAGAAGCGGCTGAGGCGGGGAAGCATATCTTCTGCGAGAAGCCGATTGATTTCGATGTAGAGCGTATTTTAGACGCATTAAGAGTAGTAAAGAAAAATAATGTAAAACTGCAAGTCGGATTTAATAAAAGATTTGATGAGGATCATAAGAAAGTGCGGGAAATGATCCGGGAAGGCAAGATCGGAGATCTGCATATCATTAAGAGCACCAACCGGGATCCGGCCCTGCCTACGCTTGATTATCTGAAGCGATCCGGTGGTTTTTACCTGGATACTTCGATCCATGATTATGACCTGATACGCTACCTTTCCGGCAGCGAGGTGACTGAAGTGTATGCCATGGGAGAGACGAACTTCTTTCCTGAGTTAAAAGAAATGGGAGACGTGGATACTCTGGTGATTATCATGAGGCTGGAGAATGGGGCAATTGCGGTGATTGACAACAGTCGGCAGGCGGTATATGGATTTGATCAGAGAATCGAGGCATTTGGCTCTAAGGGATGCGTGAGGACGGAAAATAAGGTGCCTACGTCTACGCTGCTCTATACAGCCGATTCGGTAGAAAGCGAAAAGCCACTGTACTTTTTCCCTCAGCGTTATGAACGGACGTATGGAGAAGAGATATCCCGATTTGCAGAGGCGATCGCGGACGATACTGAGACGCCTGTCACTGGCATTGACGGACTGCGCCCTATGCTGATCGGCCTGGCGGTCAAGGAGGCACTTCAAACCGGCGCTCCGGTAAGGGTAAGGACGCTTGAAGAACTGAACATATAA
- a CDS encoding FAD-dependent oxidoreductase: protein MSSINEPIRIGTMLVKNRTVLPPMNSNYSNELGGVTPQMIEFYADRAKKGVGLMVMEALSVVPEPKNHGVQPMIYDEKYVPGWFNLTDRVHSYGVKISAELAHYGSEGAIGRKVSSSNVSHYVDEPVHAMTLEEVEDCEDQFAEAAYWTKIAGFDAITLHATHGYLMSQFLSPVYNKRKDEYGGSLENRLRFIKNVIDKTRARIGAKFPIMVRISSDEFFAGGIEIDEAVQIAMMLEQYGVDAIDVSTGMTASYIFNIRPYSLTPLEGYNIENVKRIKEAVKIPVIYACGIREPQMARSIVSEGVADMVCFGRQLLADDRYCLKVLGEDEEPVRYCLSCQECLTKMTMGRSLRCAINPWTGREWIWKDEPQKADAAKKVVVAGAGPAGMEAALTAARRGHDVTLYEKQEAIGGTLIAAAVPPGKQRIKDLIRYYDCQLKKAGVKVVTGREYTSELMDQEKPDAVVISCGAEFMRVIKGSEGNNVITAVEALTAPERVGQNVVIIGGGVSGCETAEYFCDEAVEIEYKRIKNFNEDIEYGARVREGAKPKNIAVIEMLPQLCADMDSYNRATMMIKLKENGVSQYVSTRVEEIAEGSVTLKDMETGKVFELEADTIILAAGLRPRELKAEPAGAKVYYAGDSGQIGKIIDAVYNGRCVGMRI from the coding sequence ATGAGCAGCATTAATGAACCTATCAGAATCGGAACTATGCTTGTGAAGAACCGGACGGTGCTTCCGCCTATGAATTCGAATTATTCTAACGAACTTGGCGGAGTTACGCCGCAGATGATCGAATTCTATGCGGACCGGGCCAAAAAGGGCGTGGGGCTAATGGTGATGGAGGCACTTTCCGTGGTGCCGGAGCCAAAGAACCATGGCGTTCAGCCGATGATCTATGATGAGAAATATGTGCCGGGCTGGTTTAACCTGACGGATCGGGTGCACAGCTATGGCGTAAAGATCTCGGCGGAATTAGCCCACTATGGCTCAGAAGGAGCGATCGGGAGAAAGGTATCTTCTTCCAATGTCAGCCATTATGTAGACGAGCCGGTCCACGCGATGACGCTTGAAGAAGTAGAGGACTGCGAGGATCAGTTTGCCGAGGCCGCATATTGGACAAAAATAGCAGGATTTGACGCGATTACCCTACATGCTACGCATGGCTATTTAATGTCCCAGTTCTTGTCCCCTGTCTATAATAAGCGGAAGGACGAATATGGGGGCAGCCTTGAGAACCGCCTTCGCTTTATAAAGAATGTGATCGATAAGACAAGAGCCAGAATTGGCGCGAAATTTCCAATCATGGTGAGGATATCTTCGGACGAATTCTTTGCGGGCGGTATTGAGATTGATGAGGCGGTGCAGATTGCGATGATGCTGGAGCAGTATGGCGTGGATGCCATAGATGTATCGACGGGAATGACGGCTTCCTATATATTTAACATCAGGCCGTACAGCCTGACGCCCCTGGAAGGATATAACATTGAAAATGTAAAGCGGATTAAAGAAGCGGTAAAGATTCCGGTCATCTATGCGTGCGGCATCAGGGAACCCCAGATGGCAAGAAGCATCGTCTCGGAAGGAGTGGCGGATATGGTATGCTTCGGCCGGCAGCTGCTGGCGGATGACAGATATTGCCTGAAGGTGCTGGGCGAGGATGAGGAGCCGGTCAGATATTGCCTCTCCTGCCAGGAATGCCTGACGAAGATGACAATGGGCAGAAGCCTTAGATGCGCGATCAATCCCTGGACCGGAAGGGAGTGGATCTGGAAAGATGAGCCGCAAAAGGCTGATGCAGCGAAAAAAGTGGTTGTAGCAGGCGCGGGCCCCGCGGGGATGGAAGCTGCGCTTACAGCCGCGAGAAGAGGCCATGACGTTACGCTGTATGAGAAGCAGGAGGCGATCGGCGGGACTTTGATCGCGGCAGCCGTTCCACCGGGAAAACAGAGGATAAAAGACTTGATTCGCTACTATGACTGCCAGTTGAAGAAGGCCGGAGTCAAAGTCGTGACAGGGCGGGAATATACTTCGGAGTTAATGGATCAGGAAAAGCCGGATGCCGTAGTGATCAGTTGTGGCGCAGAATTTATGAGAGTTATCAAAGGCAGCGAAGGGAACAATGTCATCACTGCCGTGGAGGCGCTTACGGCTCCGGAGCGGGTAGGCCAGAATGTGGTGATCATTGGAGGCGGCGTATCCGGATGCGAGACGGCAGAATATTTCTGCGATGAAGCGGTAGAGATCGAATACAAGAGGATCAAGAATTTCAACGAAGACATTGAATACGGAGCCAGAGTAAGAGAAGGGGCGAAGCCGAAGAATATTGCTGTGATAGAGATGCTGCCGCAGCTGTGCGCTGATATGGATTCTTACAACCGTGCGACCATGATGATCAAGTTAAAAGAAAACGGAGTAAGCCAGTATGTCAGCACTCGAGTGGAAGAGATCGCTGAAGGAAGCGTGACGCTGAAGGATATGGAGACGGGGAAAGTCTTTGAACTTGAGGCGGACACGATTATTCTGGCGGCAGGGCTAAGGCCCAGGGAATTAAAGGCAGAGCCGGCTGGCGCGAAGGTATACTATGCAGGCGACAGCGGTCAGATTGGCAAAATTATTGACGCGGTCTATAATGGGCGCTGCGTCGGGATGCGGATATAA
- a CDS encoding sugar ABC transporter permease has translation MTVNKQKVQNLNRMRSFTMVLVFIILAFFLHILTKGLFLTERNISNLVRQMATTSILAAGVFFPIVTKNIDMSVGSMMGLLGGICALSQLKWGFGVVGSIAFVVVIGILLGIFQGILIAYADIPAFIATLGGYLAWRGVLYLITGSKAVSVTNQAFVSIGRANLRQELGWALAALVAAGFVVSTLMRQKARIRNGLEPLPKWKTAVRIAASVITSFGIVWYLNRYEGLPIPFLIMLAVVALFGFIAEKTTYGRSVYAIGGSMEAARYSGIPVKRNVMLAFAISGSLAAVASVVLTARINSATPSAGVMGEMDAIAAAVIGGASLSGGVGKVSGVIIGALIMSSIDNGMSLMNVDSSWQYVIKGIVLVGAVFIDVIGNKKSS, from the coding sequence ATGACGGTGAATAAACAAAAAGTACAAAATTTGAATCGGATGCGCTCATTTACGATGGTCCTTGTATTCATTATATTGGCATTCTTCCTGCATATATTGACAAAAGGGCTGTTCCTGACAGAGCGGAATATCTCCAATCTGGTGCGCCAGATGGCTACCACCAGCATACTCGCCGCCGGAGTGTTCTTTCCGATTGTAACAAAGAATATTGATATGTCCGTAGGGTCTATGATGGGACTCCTGGGTGGTATATGTGCTCTTTCCCAGTTGAAATGGGGATTTGGAGTTGTAGGCTCTATCGCATTCGTGGTTGTAATAGGAATATTGCTGGGAATATTCCAGGGGATACTGATCGCGTATGCGGATATCCCGGCTTTCATTGCTACGCTGGGCGGATATCTGGCATGGAGAGGCGTGCTGTATCTGATTACGGGAAGCAAAGCGGTATCAGTTACTAATCAGGCATTTGTCAGCATCGGAAGGGCCAACTTAAGGCAGGAATTAGGGTGGGCATTGGCTGCGCTTGTCGCGGCAGGATTCGTTGTATCCACCCTGATGCGGCAGAAAGCGAGAATCCGTAATGGGCTGGAGCCTCTGCCAAAGTGGAAGACGGCGGTTCGAATTGCCGCTTCTGTTATCACCTCATTTGGAATCGTATGGTATCTAAACCGGTATGAAGGCCTGCCGATTCCATTCCTTATTATGCTGGCGGTTGTCGCGCTGTTTGGATTTATTGCGGAAAAGACAACCTATGGGCGCAGCGTATATGCGATCGGAGGCAGCATGGAGGCGGCAAGATATTCGGGAATCCCGGTGAAACGCAACGTTATGCTCGCATTCGCCATCAGCGGCAGCCTTGCGGCCGTGGCATCGGTCGTTCTGACTGCCCGCATCAATTCTGCCACCCCTTCCGCAGGGGTTATGGGAGAGATGGATGCGATCGCCGCCGCGGTAATCGGAGGCGCCAGTCTATCCGGAGGCGTTGGCAAGGTATCGGGAGTCATCATAGGAGCCTTGATCATGTCTAGCATTGACAATGGCATGAGCCTGATGAATGTAGACTCGTCCTGGCAGTATGTAATTAAGGGCATCGTGCTTGTGGGAGCAGTTTTTATTGATGTGATAGGCAATAAAAAATCATCTTAA
- a CDS encoding substrate-binding domain-containing protein produces the protein MKKRFNQVLSIAVLLCLLLTACSTPAKDEGDKDAKKDGDKPLIGVLFRTLAEEKWTKEKDMMIELAEAKGYDVVFQSANDDVSKQLSQCENLLAQGCDALIVLPVDDGSSEPIVEKAHAENVPVISYDQIVLNADLDYNVTFDSTEVGKKMASYAVDKAPKGKYVLLCGGQASNNATLIKNGWHEVLDQYVESGDIEIVYEQFCDNWSPEIALQYAEDALTANNDDIQAILCANDNMANGAIQALTNKNLQGKVVVTGQDADLLGCQNIVKGFQSLTVYKPSSALSKASMEAAFALIEGKEVETNSVMDNGYKDVPTIALESFAVDKDNIDDTIIADGYQTKEEVYENE, from the coding sequence ATGAAAAAACGATTTAACCAAGTGCTATCAATAGCGGTGCTATTGTGTCTTCTGCTGACGGCCTGCTCTACGCCAGCAAAGGATGAAGGAGACAAGGATGCGAAAAAGGATGGGGATAAGCCTTTGATAGGAGTGCTGTTCCGTACCCTGGCAGAAGAAAAGTGGACAAAGGAAAAAGATATGATGATTGAATTGGCGGAAGCAAAGGGATACGATGTTGTGTTCCAGTCTGCTAATGATGATGTGAGCAAGCAGCTAAGCCAGTGCGAGAATCTGCTGGCACAGGGGTGCGACGCTCTTATCGTGCTTCCGGTGGATGATGGCTCATCGGAGCCTATCGTAGAAAAAGCCCATGCGGAAAACGTGCCGGTGATTTCCTATGATCAAATTGTTCTGAACGCGGATCTGGATTATAATGTTACGTTCGATTCTACAGAGGTTGGCAAGAAGATGGCGTCCTATGCCGTAGATAAGGCTCCTAAGGGAAAGTACGTTCTCCTTTGTGGCGGCCAGGCTTCAAATAACGCAACGCTGATCAAAAATGGCTGGCATGAGGTGCTGGATCAATATGTGGAATCCGGAGATATAGAGATCGTATACGAACAGTTCTGCGATAACTGGTCGCCGGAGATTGCGCTGCAGTATGCGGAAGATGCGCTGACTGCCAACAATGATGACATTCAGGCAATTCTTTGTGCCAACGATAATATGGCAAATGGCGCAATACAGGCTTTGACGAATAAGAATCTCCAGGGAAAGGTTGTTGTAACCGGACAGGATGCGGATCTGCTGGGCTGCCAGAATATTGTAAAAGGCTTTCAGTCGCTGACTGTATATAAGCCGAGCAGCGCATTGTCCAAGGCCAGTATGGAAGCGGCGTTTGCACTGATAGAAGGCAAAGAAGTGGAGACGAATTCCGTGATGGATAATGGATATAAGGATGTGCCCACGATTGCGCTGGAAAGTTTTGCTGTGGATAAGGATAATATTGACGATACGATAATTGCAGACGGCTATCAGACAAAAGAAGAAGTGTACGAAAACGAATAA
- a CDS encoding ABC transporter ATP-binding protein, producing the protein MASLSLKHINKVYPNGFEAVKDFNLEIEDKEFIIFVGPSGCGKSTTLRMIAGLEEISSGELKIGDKIVNDVEPKDRDIAMVFQNYALYPHMTVYDNMAFGLKLRKVPKDQIDKMVREAAKILDLEPLLDRKPKALSGGQRQRVAMGRAIVRDPKVFLMDEPLSNLDAKLRGQMRIEISKLHQRLGTTIIYVTHDQTEAMTLGTRIVVMNAGIVQQVDTPQTLYDYPCNLFVAGFIGSPQMNFIDATCKVKGDKVWLVAGPSEIELPPAKGKRLIEGGYDGKAVVLGIRPEDVHDEQMFIEASPNTVIEATIRVYEMLGAEVYLYFDYEGSNMTARVDPRTTARTGDTVKFALDAEKIHVFDKETELTITN; encoded by the coding sequence ATGGCAAGTTTATCACTGAAACATATTAACAAAGTGTATCCGAATGGATTTGAGGCGGTTAAAGACTTCAACCTTGAGATCGAAGACAAAGAGTTCATCATCTTCGTAGGACCTTCCGGATGCGGCAAATCTACAACGCTTCGAATGATCGCCGGCCTGGAAGAGATTTCTTCTGGAGAATTGAAGATTGGCGACAAGATTGTAAATGACGTTGAGCCTAAGGACAGAGACATTGCGATGGTATTCCAGAACTATGCCCTGTATCCTCATATGACCGTTTATGATAATATGGCGTTCGGCCTGAAACTGAGAAAAGTGCCAAAGGATCAGATCGACAAGATGGTTCGCGAAGCTGCTAAGATCCTGGACCTTGAGCCATTGTTAGATCGTAAGCCAAAGGCTTTGTCAGGCGGACAGAGACAGCGTGTCGCTATGGGACGTGCTATCGTGCGTGATCCTAAGGTATTCCTTATGGATGAGCCTCTTTCAAACTTGGATGCAAAACTTCGTGGCCAGATGCGTATTGAGATCTCCAAGTTGCATCAGAGACTGGGAACTACCATTATCTATGTAACGCATGACCAGACAGAGGCTATGACCCTTGGTACAAGAATCGTAGTTATGAATGCTGGTATCGTACAGCAGGTAGATACGCCTCAGACACTGTACGACTATCCTTGCAACCTGTTCGTAGCAGGATTCATTGGCTCTCCGCAGATGAACTTTATCGATGCTACATGCAAGGTAAAAGGCGATAAGGTATGGCTTGTTGCAGGTCCTTCCGAGATCGAGCTTCCTCCGGCAAAGGGCAAGAGGCTTATTGAAGGCGGCTACGACGGAAAGGCGGTAGTGCTTGGAATCCGTCCGGAAGATGTTCATGATGAGCAGATGTTTATTGAGGCATCTCCGAACACGGTAATCGAAGCTACCATCCGCGTATATGAAATGCTTGGCGCAGAAGTATATCTGTACTTTGATTATGAAGGATCCAACATGACTGCAAGAGTTGATCCAAGAACGACAGCGAGAACGGGAGATACAGTCAAGTTTGCGCTGGATGCTGAGAAGATCCATGTATTTGACAAAGAGACAGAATTGACCATTACAAACTAA